Within Enterobacter sp. RHBSTW-00175, the genomic segment AAGCATCTGGAGCAGAAGGGCTTCCGTTGTTGTTGCTGGATGGTGAAACAGTGATGGCAGGTCGATATCCAAAACGCGCTGAGCTGGCTCGCTGGTTCGGTATTCCGCTGGAGAAGGTAGGGCTAGCTCCCACCAGCTGCTGTGGTGGTAATACTTCCTGTTGCTGAATATGTCAGGAGGACATATGAAATTCTTACAGAATATCCCGCCTTACCTGTTTTTTACCGGTAAGGGAGGCGTAGGAAAAACGTCCATTTCCTGCGCGACGGCTATCCGCCTTGCAGAACAGGGTAAGCGGGTTTTGCTGGTCAGTACCGATCCTGCCTCAAATGTCGGCCAGGTATTCGATCAGGCTATCGGTAACTCGATTCGTCCTGTGACAGCAGTTCCTGGACTTTCCGCACTGGAGATTGACCCGCAGGAAGCCGCCCAGCAATACCGCGCCAGAATCGTTGATCCCATCAAAGGTCTTCTGCCTGATGACGTTGTTAACAGTATCAGCGAGCAGCTTTCAGGAGCCTGTACGACTGAGATTGCGGCGTTTGATGAGTTCACCGGCTTATTGACTGACGCTTCTCTGCTGACCCGCTTTGATCACATCATTTTTGATACAGCGCCGACGGGCCACACTATTCGCCTTCTCCAGCTTCCCGGTGCCTGGAGTAGCTTCATTGAGAGTAACCCGGATGGTGCTTCCTGTCTTGGCCCAATGGCCGGGCTGGAAAAGCAGCGTGAGCAGTATGCTCATGCTGTAGAGGCATTATCCGATCCTGAACGTACCCGCCTGGTTCTGGTTGCACGACTGCAAAAATCAACGCTGCAGGAAGTCGCCCGCACCCATGAAGAGCTGGCTACAATTGGCCTGAAAAACCAGTACCTGGTTATTAATGGTGTGCTGCCCGCAGCCGAAGCTGAACATGACGCCCTGGCCGCTGCGATATGGCGACGGGAGCAGGAAGCTCTGGCAAATCTTCCTGCCGGTTTATCTGAGCTACCGACAGATACCTTATTACTACAGCCAGTCAACATGGTTGGCGTATCTGCATTGAAGGGACTGCTGGACACCCGCTCCGAGAGATTACACCTCCCTACAACGAACGTCCTGTGCACGCCTGAAAACTTATCGCTCTCTGGCCTGGTTGATGATATCGCTCGCAGTGAACATGGCCTGATTATGCTGATGGGCAAAGGTGGCGTAGGTAAAACCACAATGGCTGCGGCTATCGCCGTCAGGCTGGCAGACATGGAATTTGACGTGCATCTCACGACCTCTGATCCTGCTGCGCACCTGAGTACAACGCTGAACGGCAGCCTCAAAAACCTGCAGGTCAGCCGAATCAACCCTCACGATGAAACTGAACGCTATCGTCAGCACGTTCTTGAGACGAAAGGCAGGGATCTGGATGAGGCGGGGAAACGGCTGCTCGAAGAGGATTTACGTTCACCTTGCACAGAAGAGATTGCGGTGTTTCAGGCGTTCTCACGCGTTATCCGTGAAGCAGGCAAACGGTTTGTGGTCATGGATACTGCACCAACCGGACATACGCTATTACTGCTTGATGCTACCGGAGCTTATCATCGTGAGATTGCTAAGAAGATGGGAGATAAAGGTCATTTTACTACCCCGATGATGCAGCTTCAGGACCCGGAACGTACCAAAGTTCTGCTGGTCACTCTGCCTGAAACCACACCTGTGCTGGAAGCCGCAAATTTGCAGTCCGATCTGGAACGTGCGGGAATTCATCCCTGGGGCTGGATTATCAATAACAGCCTTTCTATTGCAGAAACGCATTCACCACTTCTTTGCCAGCGCGCCCAGCAGGAACTGCCTCAGATTGAGGCTGTTAAGAATCAGCACGCTGACCATTTAGCGCTCGTTCCGGTACTGGCTTCCGAGCCAGCCGGTATTGAAAAACTTAGAGAGTTGGCGAGTTAATTTTTCGTTTATACAGGGCGGCGAGCCGCCCTGTCAGGAGGATGTATGTTACTGGCAGGTGCTATTTTTGTCCTGACCATTGTTTTGGTTATCTGGCAACCGAAGGGATTAGGGATCGGCTGGAGTGCAATGCTGGGAGCGGGACTGGCTCTGATATCAGGCGTTGTGCATGTGGGCGATATTCCGGTGGTGTGGAATATCGTCTGGAACGCGACGGCGACCTTTATTGCCGTAATTATTATCAGCCTGCTGCTTGATGAGTCCGGTTTTTTCGAATGGGCAGCGCTGCACGTTTCCCGCTGGGGTAACGGTCGTGGACGTTTGCTCTTTACGTATATCGTTCTGCTCGGTGCGGCGGTGGCGGCACTGTTTGCCAACGATGGTGCGGCACTTATTCTGACGCCGATAGTCATCGCCATGCTGCTTGCATTAGGGTTCAGCAAAGGCACCACGCTGGCATTCGTCATGGCTGCCGGTTTTATTGCCGATACGGCCAGCCTGCCGCTTATCGTGTCGAACCTGGTGAATATAGTCTCGGCGGACTTCTTTGGACTGGGCTTCACTGAGTATGCGTCGGTAATGGTGCCGGTGGATATTGCCGCTATTATCGCCACGCTGGTGATGCTGCATCTGTTCTTCCGCAAAGATATTCCACCGACTTACGACCTGGCTCTCCTGAAAGCACCGGCAAAGGCGATTAAAGATCTGGCAACCTTCAGAACCGGCTGGATAGTTTTAATTCTTCTGCTGGTTGGGTTCTTTGTCCTCGAGCCGCTCGGTATTCCCGTTAGCGCGATTGCGGCTGTTGGAGCTGTGATCCTGTTTGCAGTAGCTAAACGAGGCCATGCCATTAACACCGGCAAAGTGCTGCGCGGTGCGCCATGGCAGATCGTCATCTTCTCATTGGGGATGTACCTGGTGGTCTACGGTCTGCGCAACGCTGGGCTAACCGAATACCTTTCAAGTGCGCTGAACGTACTGGCGGATAAAGGACTGTGGGCCGCGACACTGGGTACTGGCTTCCTGACGGCTTTCCTGTCTTCCATCATGAACAACATGCCTACCGTGCTGGTTGGCGCTCTTTCTATCGATGGAAGCACTGCAACTGGCGTTATTAAAGAGGCGATGATCTACGCCAACGTGATTGGCTGCGATCTGGGCCCGAAAATTACACCTATTGGTAGCCTGGCAACGCTGCTCTGGCTACATGTACTTTCACAGAAGAACATGACCATCACATGGGGATATTATTTCCGCACCGGGATCATCATGACTCTGCCTGTACTGTTTGTAACGCTGGCGGCGCTGGCGCTACGTCTCTCTTTCACTTTGTAATGAGATACTGATATGAGCAACATCACTATTTATCACAATCCGGCCTGCGGCACATCGCGTAATACGCTGGAGATGATCCGCAACAGTGGTAATGAACCGACCATTATTCATTACCTTGACAATCCACCGTCTCGCGATGAGCTGGTCAAACTTATTGCGGATATGGGGATTACAGTACGGGCGCTGCTGCGTAAAAATGTCGAGCCTTATGAAGAACTGGGGCTTGCCGAAGATAAGTTTACTGACGATCAGTTAATCGACTATATGCTGCAGCATCCGATCCTGATTAACCGTCCGATTGTGGTTACACTGTTGGGAACGCGTCTATGCCGTCCTTCCGAAGTGGTACTGGATATTCTTCCGGATGTGCAAAAAGGCGCATTTGCGAAGGAAGACGGCGAGAAAGTCGTTGATGAAACAGGTAAGAGATTGAAATAAATATAAAGGGGGCTGATGCCCCCTTATTCCTGCCTCAGAGCATAAGATCTGAATCATTTGGCAGAGTTCTATTCCCTTCACCAAGTTTCATTTGCAGCAAAACCGTGTCAAGCCAGCGGCCATGTTTGAAACCAATGTCCTTTAATGTGCCTATTTCAGTAAATCCTGCGCGGATATGCAGCGCAACAGAAGCGACGTTAGCGCTGTCACCCACAACAGCAATCATCTGACGATATCCCTGAGACTCGGCCCATTTTAATGCATGATCGAGCAGTGCTTTTCCGACGCCTTGTCGCTGATAAGCCGGATCAATATATATCGAATTTTCGACCGTAAACCGATAGGCATGGCGTTCGCGGTAACGGGAAATATAACAGTAGCCGATGACCGTATCGCTCTGCAGGGCGATATACCATGGGAATCCCCGAGACTGAATGCTCCTCAGCCGGTTAAGCATTTCCTGCGTATCCGGAGGTTCGGTTTCGAAGCTACCTGTACCATGCAGAACATGGTGAGCATAGATATTGCGTATCGCGGTAATGTGCTGTTCTTCAGCTTTAATAATGTGCATCGAATTGCTCCAGTAATGGTGTTTTACAAACTACCGGAATTCGCGAAAGCAGGTTAAGCACTTAAACTTATAATCTGTATAAGCAAAAGTTTGGCGACAGAAGATGGGGCCGCAGCCCCATCTATTAGCCTGCCATTTTTGCCAGCAGAGCCGCACCCACTGGTTCCTCGTTCTGCAGTGGTGTTAATGCAATACGCTTTGCAAACTGATCTGTAACGTCATTTATCAGCGGCAGTTCGCAACTGGCTCGGATTACGAGGAACGGTGAGGACGGTTTCGCAGCAGCCAGACTACTATTAATTACCCATGCCCATGGTTCAATTCCGGCCCGGCGCAAATCCTGCTGCAGGTTTGCCGCTTCCAGTACAGGGGGCGTTTCGGCAAGCGTCACGATAATCACCTTTGTCTTCTCCGGGTTCTGCAATTGCATCATTGGCGTCAACACATGGCCATGCGTTTGCCTCATCTGGCGCACCATTTCCTGATGGTAGGCTCCGGTCGCATCAAGCAGTAGAAGCGTGTGACCGGTCGGTGCTGTAAAGCCTGTAATGTTTCAGGCAGGCAAATATCCAGCGTTGAAATTGCATCAGGGGATGCGTCTGTTAATGGGGCATCTTCTTCCAGCTCAACAAACTCCCTGGTGGTGCGGTAATCATCAATCAGCAGATTCCTCGCCGCCCGATACAGCCAGGCTCGTGGATTCTCCATCTCGCAGAAACTGTCTGAATGAGCGCGGGCACGCAGGAATAGCTCTTGCAGAAGGTCTGCTGTTTTTTCGCTATCACCTGTCTTCGATGTCAGAAAGCGAGAGAGTTCGGCTTCATGTTGCCGCCAGAACACGCTCATGCAGTTGTTGAATGCCGTTACATCACTCATACCAGCCCTCAAATTTTGCTCTGATTAACTCGCCGGGAAAGTTCTTCTGCCGACTCTTTTCGTTCGCTGTAGCGATCAACGAGATAGGCTGAGTTACCTCGGGTCAGCAGAGTAAATTTCACCAGTTCTTCCATTACATCCACGATGCGGTCGTAATAAGACGATGGTTTCATTCGTCCATCTTCATCAAACTCCTGCCAGGCTTTTGCCACAGAGGACTGATTCGGGATGGTGATCATCCGCATCCAGCGGCCAAGAATGCGCATCTGGTTTACGGCATTGAAAGACTGAGAGCCACCGCAGACTTGCATAACGGCCAGTGTTTTACCCTGCGAAGGGCGAACAGCGCCTTCTGAAAGTGGTATCCAATCAATCTGGGCCTTCATGATGCCGGTCATCGCACCATGGCGTTCAGGAGAACACCACACCATCCCTTCGGACCAACGAACCAGCTCACGCAACTCCATGACTTTGGGATGAGAATCTGGTGCATCGTCAGGAAGAGGCAAGCCTGAGGGATTGAAGATCCGCACCTCTGCGCCCATGGCAGTAAGCAATCTTGCTGCTTCTTCCGTTGCCAGTCGGCTGTAAGAGCGTTCACGTACAGAGCCGTATAGCATGATGATTCGCGGCGGATGAGGGACTGTAGGAACACCGAATCTTGCCTCTGTGATTGAGGTGTCGAACAGTTTTTCTTCAACATTTTTTAATTCATTGGGCATTTTGTTCTCCGAAATCACTATTAATACATTGCTGTTCGACTGACTCTGCACAGCACTCTTCTGTCAAAAAGGAAATCAGTGCTCCAAGATTTTCATAGCAGGCGTGGCAATACAGTATTCTTCCCTGTCGCTCCTGACGAACCAGTGATACTGATATCAAGGAAGATAGATGGTGACTCAATGTGGATGCAGGGATCTCAAGTTGCTTTTGTAGTTCCCCTACTGCCATCCCCTGGGGACCAGCTTTGATCAATTTTTTGTATATCCCGAGCCTTGTCGCATGTCCAAGCTCTTTCAGCACAGTTGCCGCAAAGTTCAGTTCCATACGTCTCCTTAGAATTAATTCTATATTTCCAGAATAATGGAAATATTGTCTTGCTTCAATACTATCTTCTGTAGTTGCGAGAATCCGAAGAGGATATCGCCTTCCTTCCACTTACGTCTGCCTATAGCATTTCGTGCTGTTAAGTCGTTGATCTAATTTACACATAGGTGTACTGTATAAATATACAGTTAAAGCGGCGGAGGCATTTATGAAAGTTGAGTTAACCATTGATCGTACTAAAGAACTTCCAAAGGGCGCAGTCCCGGCGCTGGAAAAAGTACTATTAAAACGACTCCAGAATCAGTTCGAAGATTGCAGCCTGGTTATACGACGGGCAGGTTCGGATGGGTTAAGTGTTTCCGGTGGTGAAAAGGAAGTTAAGAAGAAAGTTGAGGAAATCCTCCAGCAGACCTGGGAAAGCGTAGACGACTGGTTTTATTGATACAGTATTCAATAACTTTCCAGTGTGGAGGGGGGATTGGTGAAACAAAAAGAAGAATTACCGAAAAAGGGCTATGCAGTAATCAGGTGTCACGATGGTGTAATCGTTGCACGACTGCAATCATTTCCAGACAGTGGGCGCGCGATTATGTACAGACGTGGTGATGAGGTTTCATTTATGCCGTTGCAGGAAGATGAGGTGGTAGGAACACCGACACTCTTTACGCAGATGCTTGAGCGGGCTGGTTATCGCGTTTCCAAGAATTCTGTTACACTCCCGTCATAGGCCTGAACACCCTATACCTGCTGCGCCACTGGAGAGATACCATGGCGCAAAAACCAAACAAGAATAAATCTTTACTGACCCCTCAAAGGGCCAGCGGTTTTCTTTTGATGCCACTCCTGCAGGAGGTGGCATGAAGAAAAGCTGGTTCACTCACACCGGGCTTACAACGGAAGAAGCCAGTGAGCTGGTGGAACGCTATAAATCCAAAGGCGTTCCCGTTGAAAAGAGCCTCGATATTGACCCTCGGCTTTGGATAGTTAGCGCTCTTCTGCCGCAGCAAGAATCCTCACCTAAGACACAGCAAAGCTTGCGTTCCCGGGCATGGGGGCGAGTGTGACAGTCTACAACATAATCCCTGTGGGTAAGCCGCGTATGACGCGTGCAGACAAGTGGAAGAAGCGCCCAGAAGTAATGCGTTACTGGGCTTACTGCGACCATGTCCGGCTCCTGGGTGTCACTATGCCCGAATCCAATTCACACATCACCTTCATCATTCCAATGCCAAAAAGCTGGAGTAAGAAGAAGCGCCAGCAGTTTGATGGTAAGCCACACCAGAGTAAACCTGACTTCGATAACCTGGTTAAAGCACTCTCCGATGCCATTTATGAAGATGACGCTCATATATGGGATGCTCGGATTACGAAGCTATGGGGTGAAATCGGTCAGATCATTATCAGGAATATCGACTGATGCGCGCGCTCCTTCAACCTGTAATCGTCAGAGAGCTTGGTGTTGTGCTGTTGAAGCCCGGCAGCGAACTTATGAGTTTATTTGGCGGCGGTAGGGTGCTGATTGAGCGGCAACCAGAGAGTATGGCAAATCTGGAAACCGGTCGCGTTCCTGATGCCCGGCAGCCTCTCGGCGATGATACAGCGCTTCGATCTTTTTTTCTGAATGACAAAGTGATTCATGCCGCTGGTGGGATTAGTGGTCTGGATTATTGGTTGCTTCGGTACGCTGGTGGACGTTGCCAGTACGAGCATAGTGATTATCACTATCACGAAATGACCGTCATGCACCATGAGCCCGGTTCAATTCTGCTTTGCGGTTACTGTGACAACCTGCTGCGTGGCCAGCATACGGAAGCTCTGGCGTCGCTGG encodes:
- a CDS encoding RusA family crossover junction endodeoxyribonuclease; its protein translation is MGASVTVYNIIPVGKPRMTRADKWKKRPEVMRYWAYCDHVRLLGVTMPESNSHITFIIPMPKSWSKKKRQQFDGKPHQSKPDFDNLVKALSDAIYEDDAHIWDARITKLWGEIGQIIIRNID
- the arsH gene encoding arsenical resistance protein ArsH; translation: MPNELKNVEEKLFDTSITEARFGVPTVPHPPRIIMLYGSVRERSYSRLATEEAARLLTAMGAEVRIFNPSGLPLPDDAPDSHPKVMELRELVRWSEGMVWCSPERHGAMTGIMKAQIDWIPLSEGAVRPSQGKTLAVMQVCGGSQSFNAVNQMRILGRWMRMITIPNQSSVAKAWQEFDEDGRMKPSSYYDRIVDVMEELVKFTLLTRGNSAYLVDRYSERKESAEELSRRVNQSKI
- the arsB gene encoding arsenite efflux transporter membrane subunit ArsB yields the protein MLLAGAIFVLTIVLVIWQPKGLGIGWSAMLGAGLALISGVVHVGDIPVVWNIVWNATATFIAVIIISLLLDESGFFEWAALHVSRWGNGRGRLLFTYIVLLGAAVAALFANDGAALILTPIVIAMLLALGFSKGTTLAFVMAAGFIADTASLPLIVSNLVNIVSADFFGLGFTEYASVMVPVDIAAIIATLVMLHLFFRKDIPPTYDLALLKAPAKAIKDLATFRTGWIVLILLLVGFFVLEPLGIPVSAIAAVGAVILFAVAKRGHAINTGKVLRGAPWQIVIFSLGMYLVVYGLRNAGLTEYLSSALNVLADKGLWAATLGTGFLTAFLSSIMNNMPTVLVGALSIDGSTATGVIKEAMIYANVIGCDLGPKITPIGSLATLLWLHVLSQKNMTITWGYYFRTGIIMTLPVLFVTLAALALRLSFTL
- a CDS encoding helix-turn-helix transcriptional regulator, with the translated sequence MELNFAATVLKELGHATRLGIYKKLIKAGPQGMAVGELQKQLEIPASTLSHHLSSLISVSLVRQERQGRILYCHACYENLGALISFLTEECCAESVEQQCINSDFGEQNAQ
- a CDS encoding DinI-like family protein — translated: MKVELTIDRTKELPKGAVPALEKVLLKRLQNQFEDCSLVIRRAGSDGLSVSGGEKEVKKKVEEILQQTWESVDDWFY
- the arsC gene encoding glutaredoxin-dependent arsenate reductase, whose protein sequence is MSNITIYHNPACGTSRNTLEMIRNSGNEPTIIHYLDNPPSRDELVKLIADMGITVRALLRKNVEPYEELGLAEDKFTDDQLIDYMLQHPILINRPIVVTLLGTRLCRPSEVVLDILPDVQKGAFAKEDGEKVVDETGKRLK
- a CDS encoding GNAT family N-acetyltransferase; protein product: MHIIKAEEQHITAIRNIYAHHVLHGTGSFETEPPDTQEMLNRLRSIQSRGFPWYIALQSDTVIGYCYISRYRERHAYRFTVENSIYIDPAYQRQGVGKALLDHALKWAESQGYRQMIAVVGDSANVASVALHIRAGFTEIGTLKDIGFKHGRWLDTVLLQMKLGEGNRTLPNDSDLML
- the arsA gene encoding arsenite efflux transporter ATPase subunit ArsA, with amino-acid sequence MKFLQNIPPYLFFTGKGGVGKTSISCATAIRLAEQGKRVLLVSTDPASNVGQVFDQAIGNSIRPVTAVPGLSALEIDPQEAAQQYRARIVDPIKGLLPDDVVNSISEQLSGACTTEIAAFDEFTGLLTDASLLTRFDHIIFDTAPTGHTIRLLQLPGAWSSFIESNPDGASCLGPMAGLEKQREQYAHAVEALSDPERTRLVLVARLQKSTLQEVARTHEELATIGLKNQYLVINGVLPAAEAEHDALAAAIWRREQEALANLPAGLSELPTDTLLLQPVNMVGVSALKGLLDTRSERLHLPTTNVLCTPENLSLSGLVDDIARSEHGLIMLMGKGGVGKTTMAAAIAVRLADMEFDVHLTTSDPAAHLSTTLNGSLKNLQVSRINPHDETERYRQHVLETKGRDLDEAGKRLLEEDLRSPCTEEIAVFQAFSRVIREAGKRFVVMDTAPTGHTLLLLDATGAYHREIAKKMGDKGHFTTPMMQLQDPERTKVLLVTLPETTPVLEAANLQSDLERAGIHPWGWIINNSLSIAETHSPLLCQRAQQELPQIEAVKNQHADHLALVPVLASEPAGIEKLRELAS